Within Anguilla anguilla isolate fAngAng1 chromosome 11, fAngAng1.pri, whole genome shotgun sequence, the genomic segment ggtgtgcatgtgtgtgtgtgtgtgagagagagagagttagagagagagagagagagagagagagagagagagagagagagagagagagagagagagagagagagagagagagagagagagagagagagagagagagagagagagagagagagagagagagagagagagagagagagagagagagagagagagagagagagagagattttatcTTAAATTTAACTGTTTGTTTTACAATAGGACCTTTCTGATAGGACCTTTCTGACAGTAGACAGCACAGCAATGTTGTATCCCATTAAAATATACCTGAGTAAATGCATACACTACATTAGTTTTACTGTACAAATACCACTAAATAATGATTAATGCTGTTGAAGACAACAAGATAATCCCACCAAGTCCCAAGTCTCACAGGTGATGATACGTTTCGCTCCAACAATAGTGATTAAGATACATATGATAAGTGCATTCCCTCCATATTCCCATATGATATGGTGAGCTGTGTGGGGAAGCAGGGGGGATTGGGTGCGTGTTTCTATCTCTGTGGGCGGGGACAACGGTTGTTTTGATATTCAAAGGTGGGatgattttatatttcaatttcatGTTTTTGGTCTTGTTTTAAAGAGAAAATAGATGTTTCTCAAGCAAAGAAAAGCATTCCAGTACTTCAAATGataattacaaaagaaaattgtCTACGATatgaaaatgagatttaaacacaaaatttaaACAGTTGATTTTCAAATGCAGTATCTTAGAAGATGCACAATAATATGTAATTACAAAGGTTAATTTACCACAACCCTTTTAAATTCAGCATTtaaccagtgtgtgtgtatgtgtgcatgcatgtgtgtgtgtgtgtgtgcgcgcctttatctgtgtgtgctgtgtatctTTCATTATAAGTATCTGTAAGACTGTATGTGTTACCCCACCAACACATTTCCGTGTTCATTCAATATGAATAGTAAAGATAAGTGGTAAGACCCAGGGACTTTCATTACAACTAAAGTATAATTTTTCCTGTGCCTGTGTATCTTTACCAGTTATgaaactgactgtgtgtgtgtgtgtgtgtgtgtgtttgtgtgtgtgtgtgtgtgtgcatatgtgcgtgtatgtgtgtgcgtgtgtgagagagagagggcgtacatgtgtgcatatCATGATGTCATGGTTGTTGTTGGTATTGAGTCTCTGTGGCTGTGTAGAAGTCTTCCAGCACACTTTGTAGGTACTCAAATGTGGGCCGGTCCTCTGGCCTGCTTTTCCAGCACATCAGCATAATATCGTAAAGCTCCTGCGGACAGTTGTCCATGCGCTGCATGCGGTAGCCCCTCTCCAGGGATCGAATCAACTCCGAGTGTGGCATTCCTGGGCCAAACGCACACAGTAATTAGAGATTCggtaacattaaaaaaatattattgagtATAACATCTCAGTGCCACCTTTCTCCTGCTGTGTTTCAGTTATAGAACAGAAAAACTTTACTTTTCTTCAGGAACTTCAAGAAACTTATAATTGTTCCCACAGTATCTTAGTTACTTGGTACCAATGATCTTTTCTGGaatatgctgtttattttaggGGCAAATGCTCTTGCAGTTGTCAGCTTTTGTGTTGGGCTCCCTCTGTGTGGTGTCTACAGTCTAAAATGGTGTTAAAAAATTATTGTGAAAAAATTATTGTGTCACAGTGACCTGTTTACTGGGGAAACTCATCTACGTACCTGGGTATGGGGTTCGTCCATAGCTGATGATCTCTGTTAGAAGGATGCCAAAGGACCACACATCAGACTTGATGGTGAAGGAGCCGTAGTGGATGGCCTCTGGTGCAGTCCACTTGATGGGGAATTTGGCTCCTGTGACGGCAGGGAGAGGCTGTTAAATGCTAGTGTCCCATCATGACAGAAATTCTATATTTATGGTTgggtcactgaaaatgtgttcactCATTAGGTGGGAAGTGAGCTCAGAAATGTGGGAATCACTGTACCAGGCAAAAGCAGTATCATGATTCAAAGGCTAGGCAAGAAAGTCATTCATATCGGAGCTAAATTTTGCATGATCATGGGATTTGCAGCAGTTCTGCCAGgggccagcaggtggcactgTTGGTCAATGATTCTTCCAAGTGGTGTTGTCCCTAATGCTTGGATTGGCTGATTTGCATGGACCAGTATTCTGTAGATTTGTGGGGTGTGTGCTGAACTCTACTATGGATGTTGAAAGGTTGATCAcctaatattaaaaaaacagttccaGGCCCTTGGCTCACCTTCCCGGGCACTATATTCATTGTCCTCGATGATGCGGGCCAGGCCAAAGTCAGCGATCTTACACGCCAAGGTCTCAGAGACGAGGATGTTGGCAGCTCGCAGGTCTCTGTGGATGTAGTTCCTTTGCTCAATGTATGCCATTCCCTCTGCAATCTGGGAACACAGTACTGCAGTGATCAGAAGACTCAGCAGTTAAATCCTTCCTGCTTTCTAGTGTGCAACGATAAGCATTCCTCCAGACGCAGTGCAAGTCATCTCATCAGATCACTTCTGCTCAGAAGATACAGCCACCCTGCAATGTTCAGATGACTGTGACaacatgcagttcatttacTAGGTAAAGCTGATGTGGTGCCCTGCGACAGATTTGccacctgtccagggtgtatttctgcctctcatccaatgcatactgggataggctccagcacctctgacgaccctgaccaggataagcgggtatggataatggatggatggatggatgctgATGTGGTACAGCAGTGATCTTTCAGTGTGAAGGCTAAAACTATGAAAATGGCTTTCTAATCAGACTCATGCTGCCATCTCAGGAGAAACCCCAATAGGTGTGCATAACTAATTATGGGACATGTACTCTTAATATTTTCTTAAACCAGCACTCCAACTCAGGAGATGGCACATACATTTTCTTCTAGCATAAATACAGCAGCTCAGATCTCGCAGTAAGGTATAGACCTATAATTTGCAGTTGGAATGCATTAACGCAGTATCAGAATAACAGTATCGAATTGCACAGTAGTGTGAACCTGTCTCAGAttctttcctctttcctcttgTAGGGCTTGTGTGTCGATCTCATGAATAtttatctctcactctctctctcactctctctctgtaaaatTAGATAAGTATAATGTTCTGCTTTTTAAACTTCCTCTGCTCCTTTTTAAAACCTAATTTATGGTCAACACTATGAACAGAGACACTTTGAGTTCCACAGTATACCGGGAAAAggatacaaaacatttttttccagaagtaGATAAATATACTGCAGTCTTAcccacatgcgtgcatgcgtatggcAGAAATACATActcttgcacatgcacatacgtgcATGCTTGCACACGTAATcccacacacagaggcagtTAATACAAAATGAGCTCATTTGAATATTGAAATTGCTTCACAGGGGAAAGGCCtgctttattgtttaaaaagaaGACACTGTGTAACCATGCACAACAGTGTATCAGAGCACAGGGCTGATCAGTGAATAATTCTGCCTTTGTTCATGGGCTTTACTCTTATAGTGAACACAGAGCTTGTGTTTGGGGATTATTTCCTGACAACCTGGATTATGATGAAGCCCAGTGTGagtcacactgtgtgtgtgtttgtttgtttgtctgttcttcagagtttctgtgtgtgcttgtctttgTTCTGTGCATAATTTGTTTCACCCCATGCTGTAATTTGGGTCTTTGTGCCAAAGGCCCTGTTCACACCTGGCGTTAAAATGCGTCTTGGgtgatccgatcacaagtggacagctctAACTACAGGTGTGAACGCACCCAAGACGCATTGAGGACGCATTGAGATCCGATCACTCAGACCACATTCGGAGGTGGGCTGGGTCGCATATGGCCACATTTTTTAGCAGTGTGAACACGAATGCGTCCTGGGCCACATTGAAGGACCACCTCTCAACTGACGTCCTCTGCCTAAGCGGAAGTACTACTCATTCGCGCGCCAACGGCGTCATATTAAAGTGCGATACAACCAGAAGAAGCCACAccgaataacgaaataaacgagacaaagttttaaaaaatgataccatgtcattctacagttccctgcctgttttgttgttgtttgcctGTGCCTCTTtttgtcagtgtgtctgttaaCTCTTAAGCGCACATGGTCTGTAATGCCCATTTTATGCCCAATCACAACCTTGTGTTTGTAGTTTCCTTGTCAGACTGTGCCTCACACTGCTCCCCTTTCAGCTCTCTTTGTACTAAGAGCTGAGGGTGTGCCCCTGCCAGCGAGCGGGTCTTACCGACCCGAGAACAAATTATGTACAAATGTGGCCAGGTCCCTGCAGCCCTGAGTATGCCAGCAGCACATAAACCCATCTTCCAGACTTCTGTCATTGTAAATCATGAATAGCAAATCATTAACAGTGCCATTCCAAAGCCATCTATGGTCTGCAAATTATATGATTGTTCAGGAACTGGgcctgaaaagaaaacacagggaATGTCTGGATCATTGTAGTTACTAGTATGTGCCTTTGGGTGAAATTCAAGTACAGGGTCTgtatagtgcgtgtgtgtatgtgtgtgtgcgtgcgtgcatgcttgcgtgtgtgtgtgtgtgtgtgtttttctccagCAGGACTCACCTGTGCGGAGAAGTCTATGAGTTTTGGGAGCTGGATACGGCTTCCCTCATTACTCCTCAGGAAATCCAGTAAACTGCCTGTCGACACATCAGCCAAAgaggttaaattattttttattacatgtaCATCTCCCACATTTCATTTAGTAGTTGGGATCCAATGACAGTTAGATATGTCATTACAGCCGGGGTGTACTGTACATAGTTATCATAATATTACGTGACATGTAGAGGAGGAGTATGAACACTTGATAATCCTTACCCTCTCTCTTCATGAGCTCAGTAAAAGTGTAGAGAGAAAGCCACAGACAAGGTGAAAGGAGATGAGCCATTTATTCAATGGTCCTGATGTTTGTAATCTGATTACATAGGGAAAGGGTTACTTTCTGAGCATTCTTTACCTTTCCCAACAAACAGCTAGACCAGTAGATTACGAAAATATGTGGAGataaagacagggagagagagagagaaagagttagGATAAAGTCAgcaagaaacagaaagaggTTACTGCTTACCTTTCTCCATAAATTCTGTGATAATGTAGATGGGCTCCTCCTTGGTAACCACGGCATTAAGCCGCACCAGCTTGTCGTGCTGTAATGTCTTCATCAGGTTGGCCTCAGCTAAGAAAGCTTCCACTGACATACTGTTTGGCTTCATTGTCTTCACTGCCACCTTTGTGTGGTTGTTATATGTGGCTGGGACAGGGCAAAGCAATGAAAGAGTATTATTGCACTACGTCATCTCCAGGGAAGCCTAACTGTGCTGATTAGACAAGAACCTTTCACTTATTTGAAACATAATCCAATTTAAAGTTGACAATCACCTGAATATGtctaaatattgtttattgatacatttaaattcaaatacaaattacagaGGACCACACTCAACATAAAACAGTTTGTGTGCTCTATGAAAATGCAGCCAGTACAAATATTTGAGCTAAAGTCAGATGACTGAAGAAAACCCATTAGGTTTCCAGTTCCTTTGTTTACATGCCGCGATTTTGGCTTACCCATCCAGACCTCCCCAAACTGTCCTGCACCCAGACGTCTTTCCAGCCTCAGAGATTCCCGAGGGATCTCCCACGCATCCTTCTCCCAGGGCTTCTGCGGTTTGGGACTGAGGCATGGGACCGTCAGAGCTTGGCACAGCCCATCAGACTGttctgtacagacacacagtcacaccaaCATTTAGATGagcatgcgcacatgcatgcatgtacacacgcacacacacatacatagacaggtattcacagtcacacacacacatacatacacaggcagtcacagtcacacacacacatacatacacaggtattcacagtcacacacacacatacatacacaggcagtcacagtcacacacacacatgcatacacaggcaatcactgtctctctctcacacacacacacacacatgcatacacaggcagtcacacacacacatgcatacacaggcaatcactgtctctctctcacacacacataccctcacacacacacacgcaaacagaacacacattATAATTGGTTTCTGTAGTACattcaaaatattacaaaaaaactcATAACACAGAACTTCTCCGGACATGTcctgccagcagagggcactcaCTCTTGTAGTGGCTGACCAGGTCCTGCAGAGTGCTAAAGGTGATCCTGGGAGAAATGTAGAAGCCTCCATCGTCCAGAGTACGAATCTTGTAATGCTTGACCCTGTCACCAAATTTagcatctctgtctctcaccgaCAAGGAGTAACTGCCTGTGAGAAATAACAATGCTTAAGTTCCTCACAGAAATGGATATGGTTACCAGATTAGGTAAAAGGTCAGGTTGATTTGTAAGGTAATGTTACCCAATGGTGTCCTGAATGGCCAACTTCCCTAACTTTTTGTACGATCACAACAGCCTCTCTATCATATGTATGTAACTGcccttttatttgaaaaaaattctaatctGCCCTGCCCTGGGTATAGatattggatggatggatggatggatggatgaacaaTAATATTTAATGTCTAATGCACCACACACCAATAACTGAATAAGACTCAAAGTAGAACCACAGACAAAATGAAGAATTACTGCTTTCATCCCATATTCACAGTGGTTACACAGTGACAAGTGCATCCAGTCAGAGGGCTTACCTTTGGGGGTTTCACTGTCTCGGATCATAAAGGACCCAACGCAATTTCCTGAGGCCAGCAACTGTCTCTCTGCATCTTTCCTGCTGATACCTTTGAAGAACCACCTATGAAGCAATAAAGAGCTCAAATCTATTCACATGTGGACAGTTTATTTTAACTGTGTCTGCTATAATGAATaaccaaacataaataaataaataaataaaaactctaaATATGCTTACACTAAGGCCATTCatctttctgttttctgctatcatttcaaatatttgatttcattCTGAAATTTCCTGCCACTAACAGACAGATAAGCAAAACTGTTTGCATTAAAATCACTcgaataaaaacacatttattacacaACATGGTTACCATTTGCATTCATGTTCTACATCAACTCATTAGCATAGTCTTGTGGTTCACCACTCTTTCGTCTgctctgttcttgttttttatctgtaattattttgtggAACATCTCTGGGTTCTCTGCAATGTAATCATGCAAAATGAACATGCTTCATCTTTGAAGACGTACTATATTATTGTACTTCTTTCCAaacttgcatttaaatgaacctGGTGGCTCTGTAACATCCTTAATATTCCAATTTTTATTGCAGTCGGAATCATGGTACATTTTCTCCAGATTAGCCACACTTTAACTATGCCTTCAGACAGTATCTTATTTGTTGTAACCAGTGTACTCACTCCTCTGTCTCCAAACTGTCTTTAGCTACATAGTTACTGGGGATGTAGCCCTCCTTTCCTGTACTGATAGACACTGCATTCCACCACTCCCCTGACCTGCAGAGAaatgaaggacagagagagagagagagagagagagagagagagagagagagagagagagagagagagagagagagagagagagagagagagagagagagagagagagagagagagagagagagagagagagagagagagagagagagagagagagagagagagagagagagagagccctgctTTAACAATCCTCATCAattgaaatattattaaatacaaaatgtgatACGGAATGATCAGCAGAGGGAAGACATGGTAATTGAAGATGGTAGCTTCGCTTCGAGTCCCTGTGCCCAACAGTTGCTTACACTAGTGAGTTGGTCAGTTATAATGTCCTCTGTAACTGTAACTGAGTCAGGTCATTCCCACTCCAGAGTAACTCCTATTCAAACACAAATGACATTTAGCCAGCAAGGCGTGTGTCCATCTTGCCATTGGGTTTCCTCCGGAAGCCCTGAAAGGCTGGGTAAGACTCACTAGCTCGCTAGCTACAGGAATCATATTACGCCTCATGTCAAGGAATAATGAGGCTCTAGCAAGCTCTTGGACAGTGTAGATCCTTCCCACATTAGGCACTCCCGACCTTCCATCGCATTTAGTGTGGAATAGAATGTCTCTAGTGGCGTGTTTAAGCCAAACCATTTCCTGACAAAACATACTGCTCTATTGGTTAGCTCATTTAATATACTGCGTGGAATATGAACATTAGAGAAAAGGACGTTCAGACAGAGCCAGCTGCCCTATTGCCTCTAATTCCATAATCACTGGCAATAGCAATATATCAGTCATATGCAGCTTAGCAGTAAAATCAGAGAGAATGTCATTAACCTGCTACTTCCATT encodes:
- the hck gene encoding tyrosine-protein kinase HCK gives rise to the protein MGCIESKEQKAINKVINDDFLNKAQAPHYVKDPTSGNKANRTSSSNLPVCTDGPENIVIALYDYEAMHEGDLGFKKGDRLKVLQESGEWWNAVSISTGKEGYIPSNYVAKDSLETEEWFFKGISRKDAERQLLASGNCVGSFMIRDSETPKGSYSLSVRDRDAKFGDRVKHYKIRTLDDGGFYISPRITFSTLQDLVSHYKKQSDGLCQALTVPCLSPKPQKPWEKDAWEIPRESLRLERRLGAGQFGEVWMATYNNHTKVAVKTMKPNSMSVEAFLAEANLMKTLQHDKLVRLNAVVTKEEPIYIITEFMEKGSLLDFLRSNEGSRIQLPKLIDFSAQIAEGMAYIEQRNYIHRDLRAANILVSETLACKIADFGLARIIEDNEYSAREGAKFPIKWTAPEAIHYGSFTIKSDVWSFGILLTEIISYGRTPYPGMPHSELIRSLERGYRMQRMDNCPQELYDIMLMCWKSRPEDRPTFEYLQSVLEDFYTATETQYQQQP